A single Cannabis sativa cultivar Pink pepper isolate KNU-18-1 chromosome 7, ASM2916894v1, whole genome shotgun sequence DNA region contains:
- the LOC115697590 gene encoding uncharacterized protein LOC115697590: MAINRGLNLIKSELKKRHKSSISKVEKQSGAKKPIQRKSLNKSEMKKFTNEKSQISKTSTLYRKSIVSAKTVIPSSSFEKETECHLKKAILDAKSMHANSSYQATKIEVDEKLKKRPREIFEKTRSEKEKEEREESEKRANLQRLIRERKAHLALIEKVEAQVVHPNEYFQYFLELEKQCGNKSCTYDERNFDWYIKSPFYLGSD, translated from the exons ATGGCGATTAATAGAGGACTGAATTTGATCAAGTCTGAGTTGAAAAAACGTCACAAATCATCAATCTCAAAG GTGGAGAAGCAATCCGGTGCTAAAAAACCTATCCAGAGAAAATCACTGAACAAATCTGAAATGAAAAAATTTACTAACGAGAAATCCCAAATTTCTAAAACGTCAACTCTATATCGTAAATCAATAGTTTCTGCAAAGACTGTAATTCCATCTTCGTCATTTGAAAAAG aaacagaatgTCATCTCAAGAAAGCTATTCTTGATGCAAAATCTATGCATGCCAACTCAAGTTACCAAGCTACAAAGATTGAAGTCGATGAGAAATTGAAGAAAAGGCCGCGGGAAATATTCGAAAAGACAAGgagtgaaaaagaaaaagaggaaagAGAAGAAAGTGAAAAAAGAGCGAACTTACAACGATTAATCAGAGAAAGAAAAGCACATTTGGCTTTAATTGAAAAG GTTGAGGCGCAAGTTGTTCATCCTAATGAGTACTTTCAGTACTTCTTGGAACTTGAAAAGCAATGCGGGAATAAATCGTGCACATATGATGAAAGAAATTTCGATTGGTACATAAAATCTCCTTTTTATTTGGGAAGTGATTGA
- the LOC115696803 gene encoding uncharacterized protein LOC115696803 isoform X1 → MKRFTNEKSQISETSTLYHKSIVSASEAVIPSSSFGKETECHLKKAILDAKYMHASSSYQATKIEVDEKLKKRSREIFEKTRHEKEKEEREESKKRANLQRLIRERKAHLAVIEKVEAQVVHPNEYFQYFLELEKQCGNKSCTYDERNADWYITSSYYLGSY, encoded by the exons ATGAAAAGATTTACTAACGAGAAATCCCAAATTTCTGAAACGTCAACTCTTTATCATAAATCGATAGTTTCTGCTAGTGAGGCTGTAATTCCATCTTCGTCATTTGGAAAAG aaacagaatgTCATCTCAAGAAAGCTATTCTTGATGCAAAATATATGCATGCCAGCTCAAGTTACCAAGCTACAAAGATCGAAGTAGATGAGAAATTGAAGAAAAGGTCACgggaaatatttgaaaagacaaggcatgaaaaagaaaaagaggaaagAGAAGAAAGCAAAAAAAGAGCAAACTTACAACGATTAATCAGAGAAAGAAAAGCTCATTTAGCTGTAATTGAAAAG GTTGAAGCGCAAGTTGTTCATCCTAATGAGTACTTTCAGTATTTCTTGGAACTTGAAAAGCAATGCGGGAATAAGTCGTGCACATATGATGAAAGAAATGCCGATTGGTACAtcacttcttcttattatttggGAAGTTATTGA
- the LOC115696803 gene encoding uncharacterized protein LOC115696803 isoform X2, which produces MKRFTNEKSQISETSTLYHKSIVSASEAVIPSSSFGKECHLKKAILDAKYMHASSSYQATKIEVDEKLKKRSREIFEKTRHEKEKEEREESKKRANLQRLIRERKAHLAVIEKVEAQVVHPNEYFQYFLELEKQCGNKSCTYDERNADWYITSSYYLGSY; this is translated from the exons ATGAAAAGATTTACTAACGAGAAATCCCAAATTTCTGAAACGTCAACTCTTTATCATAAATCGATAGTTTCTGCTAGTGAGGCTGTAATTCCATCTTCGTCATTTGGAAAAG aatgTCATCTCAAGAAAGCTATTCTTGATGCAAAATATATGCATGCCAGCTCAAGTTACCAAGCTACAAAGATCGAAGTAGATGAGAAATTGAAGAAAAGGTCACgggaaatatttgaaaagacaaggcatgaaaaagaaaaagaggaaagAGAAGAAAGCAAAAAAAGAGCAAACTTACAACGATTAATCAGAGAAAGAAAAGCTCATTTAGCTGTAATTGAAAAG GTTGAAGCGCAAGTTGTTCATCCTAATGAGTACTTTCAGTATTTCTTGGAACTTGAAAAGCAATGCGGGAATAAGTCGTGCACATATGATGAAAGAAATGCCGATTGGTACAtcacttcttcttattatttggGAAGTTATTGA